The following coding sequences lie in one Deferrivibrio essentukiensis genomic window:
- the msrB gene encoding peptide-methionine (R)-S-oxide reductase MsrB codes for MAKVYEKATFAGGCFWCIEEAFEKIDGVIEAVSGYTGGHVENPTYRDVSSGYTGHFEAVEVTYDPLKVSYEDLLNVFWQNVDPTDDGGQFVDRGSQYHTAIFYHNDTQKRLAKESKNRIANSGRFDKPIATQILEAKKFYKAEDYHQDYYKKDKFNYKMYKLNSGRMTYLNKVWKNDKEKKEELKKRLTPLQYKVTQENSTEPAFKNEYWNNKKAGIYVDVVSGEPLFSSTDKFDSGTGWPSFTKPITDDAVYTKEDISFFMVRNEVRSKKADSHLGHVFTDGPKPTGLRYCINSASLRFIPVEDMEKEGYGEYLYLFNQK; via the coding sequence ATGGCTAAGGTTTATGAGAAGGCTACTTTTGCAGGTGGTTGTTTTTGGTGTATTGAAGAGGCATTTGAAAAAATTGATGGAGTAATAGAAGCAGTTTCAGGTTATACGGGTGGGCATGTTGAAAATCCTACATATAGAGATGTGTCAAGTGGATACACCGGTCATTTTGAGGCAGTCGAAGTTACATATGATCCTCTAAAGGTTAGTTATGAAGACCTATTGAATGTATTTTGGCAAAATGTAGACCCTACGGATGACGGCGGTCAATTTGTAGACAGAGGTAGTCAATATCATACTGCAATATTTTATCATAACGATACTCAAAAAAGACTTGCAAAAGAATCAAAGAACAGAATTGCAAATTCAGGTAGATTTGACAAACCGATAGCAACCCAGATACTTGAAGCGAAAAAGTTTTATAAAGCTGAAGATTATCACCAGGATTATTATAAAAAAGATAAATTCAACTACAAAATGTATAAACTTAATTCAGGTAGGATGACATATTTAAATAAAGTGTGGAAAAATGACAAAGAGAAAAAAGAAGAGCTTAAAAAGAGATTGACCCCATTGCAATATAAGGTGACACAGGAAAATAGCACTGAGCCTGCATTTAAAAATGAATATTGGAACAATAAAAAAGCCGGTATTTATGTTGACGTAGTTTCAGGTGAGCCCCTTTTTAGCTCAACCGATAAGTTTGACTCAGGCACAGGCTGGCCGAGTTTTACTAAGCCTATTACTGATGATGCGGTCTATACAAAAGAAGATATAAGCTTTTTTATGGTAAGAAATGAAGTTAGGAGTAAAAAAGCCGATTCTCATTTGGGGCATGTTTTTACTGACGGGCCAAAGCCGACAGGACTTAGATATTGCATAAATTCCGCATCTTTAAGATTTATTCCGGTTGAAGATATGGAAAAAGAGGGTTATGGAGAATATCTTTATCTCTTTAATCAAAAATAA